From one Oncorhynchus clarkii lewisi isolate Uvic-CL-2024 chromosome 6, UVic_Ocla_1.0, whole genome shotgun sequence genomic stretch:
- the LOC139411299 gene encoding fin bud initiation factor-like has translation MAFLHLLAIGMFSLPLCGAFFNGPLYPEMSNGTFHHYFVPDGDYENNDDPEKCQMLFKMTDDRKCVLDEDQDSVIRDDFTIIKRHIEDAARMLEGIGKSIYFDLDGEDSYGKYLRRETTQIGEAFTNSEKALLELEVKFKQSQQNELKEEHRINDDFLNMVVHTRDVLKGTLDISVGLKDKHELLSLIIRSHGTRLGRLKNEYMKVKLG, from the coding sequence ATGGCTTTTCTCCACTTACTCGCTATTGGGATGTTTTCATTGCCGCTCTGCGGTGCGTtttttaatggacctctgtatCCCGAGATGTCTAACGGCACGTTCCATCACTACTTTGTGCCAGACGGCGACTATGAGAATAACGATGATCCGGAAAAATGTCAAATGCTTTTTAAAATGACAGACGACCGAAAATGCGTTCTTGACGAGGACCAAGATTCGGTCATCCGAGACGATTTCACGATCATCAAGAGACACATCGAAGACGCGGCCAGAATGCTGGAGGGGATCGGGAAAAGTATTTATTTTGATTTGGACGGAGAGGACAGCTATGGAAAATATTTGAGAAGGGAGACGACTCAGATTGGCGAGGCTTTTACAAACTCTGAAAAGGCTCTGTTAGAACTGGAGGTGAAATTCAAACAGAGTCAGCAGAACGAGCTGAAGGAGGAGCACCGCATAAACGACGACTTTCTGAACATGGTTGTCCACACAAGGGACGTGCTAAAGGGAACACTGGACATATCTGTGGGGTTGAAGGATAAACACGAGCTTCTCTCTCTCATAATTCGAAGTCACGGGACCAGATTAGGCCGACTGAAAAATGAATACATGAAGGTTAAACTTGGGTAA